A genomic region of Ochotona princeps isolate mOchPri1 chromosome 17, mOchPri1.hap1, whole genome shotgun sequence contains the following coding sequences:
- the LOC101516155 gene encoding keratin, type I cuticular Ha3-I, producing the protein MPYNCCLSNMSCRSTCSSRPCVPPSCHSCTLPGACNIPANVGNCNWFCEGSFNGSEKETMQFLNDRLASYLEKVRKLERENAELESLIQERCQPQEPLLCPSYQSYFRTIEELQQKILCGKSENARLVVQIDNAKLAADDFRTKYETERSLRQLVESDINSLRRVLDELTLCKSDLEAQVESLKEELLSLKQNHEQEVNTLRCQIGDRLNVEVDAAPTVDLNRVLNETRCQYEALVETNRREVEEWFATQTEELNKQVVSSSEQLQSYQAEIIELRRTVNALEIELQAQHNLRNSLENTLTESEARYSSQLSQVQCMITNVESQLGEIRADLERQNQEYQVLLDVRARLECEINTYRGLLESEDCKLPSNPCATTNACEKPIGPCVANPCVSRPRCGPCSTFGC; encoded by the exons ATGCCCTACAACTGTTGCCTGTCCAACATGAGCTGCCGCTCCACCTGTTCCTCCAGGCCCTGTGTACCTCCCAGCTGCCACAGCTGCACCCTGCCCGGAGCCTGCAACATCCCCGCCAATGTGGGCAACTGCAACTGGTTCTGTGAGGGTTCCTTCAATGGCAGTGAGAAGGAGACCATGCAGTTCCTGAACGACCGCCTGGCCAGCTACCTGGAGAAGGTGCGCAAGCTGGAGCGGGAGAATGCGGAGCTGGAGAGCCTGATCCAGGAGAGatgccagccccaggagcccctgctgtgccccAGCTACCAGTCATACTTCCGGACCATcgaggagctgcagcagaag ATCCTGTGTGGCAAGTCTGAGAATGCCAGGCTGGTGGTGCAAATTGACAATGCCAAGTTGGCTGCAGATGACTTCAGAACCAA GTATGAGACGGAACGGTCTCTGCGGCAGCTGGTGGAATCTGACATCAACAGCCTGCGCAGGGTCCTGGACGAGCTGACCCTGTGCAAGTCCGACCTAGAGGCGCAGGTGGAGTCACTGAAGGAGGAGCTGTTGTCCCTCAAGCAGAACCACGAGCAG GAAGTCAATACCCTGCGCTGCCAGATCGGAGACCGCCTCAACGTGGAGGTGGACGCTGCCCCCACTGTGGACCTCAACCGTGTGCTCAATGAGACCAGGTGCCAGTATGAGGCCTTGGTGGAGACCAACCGCAGGGAAGTGGAGGAATGGTTCGCCACACAG ACGGAGGAGCTGAACAAGCAGGTGGTGTCCAGCTCAGAGCAGCTGCAGTCCTACCAGGCTGAGATCATTGAGCTGAGACGCACGGTCAACGCCCTGGAGATCGAGCTGCAGGCCCAGCACAACCTG AGGAACTCCCTGGAGAACACGCTGACAGAGAGCGAGGCCCGCTACAGCTCCCAGCTGTCGCAGGTGCAGTGCATGATCACCAACGTGGAGTCGCAGCTGGGTGAGATCCGGGCTGACCTGGAGCGGCAGAACCAGGAGTACCAGGTGCTGCTGGACGTGCGTGCACGGCTGGAGTGTGAGATCAACACGTACCGGGGCCTGTTGGAGAGCGAGGACTGCAA GCTGCCCAGCAACCCCTGTGCCACCACCAACGCATGTGAGAAGCCCATTGGTCCTTGTGTCGCCAATCCTTGTGTGTCACGCCCTCGCTGTGGGCCCTGCAGTACCTTTGGATGCTAG
- the LOC101536721 gene encoding keratin, type I cuticular Ha3-I: MPYNFCLSNMSCRSTCSSRPCVPPSCHSCTLPGACNIPANVGNCNWFCEGSFNGSEKETMQFLNDRLASYLEKVRQLERENAELESLIQERCQPQEPLLCPSYQSYFRTIEELQQKILCGKSENARLVVQIDNAKLASDDFRTKYETERSLRQLVEADINGLRRILDELTLCKSDLEAQVESLKEELLYLKQNHEQEVNTLRCQIGDRLNVEVDAAPTVDLNRVLNETRCQYEAVVETNRREVEEWFATQTEELNKQVVSSSEQLQSYQAEIIELRRTVNALEIELQAQHNLRNSLENTLTESEARYSSQLSQVQCMITNVESQLGEIRADLERQNQEYQVLLDVRARLECEINTYRGLLESEDCKLPSNPCATTNACEKPIGPCVANPCVQRGRCGPCNTFGR, translated from the exons ATGCCCTACAACTTCTGCCTGTCCAACATGAGCTGCCgctccacctgctcctccaggCCCTGTGTACCTCCCAGCTGCCACAGCTGCACCCTGCCCGGGGCCTGCAACATCCCTGCCAATGTGGGCAACTGCAACTGGTTCTGTGAGGGCTCCTTCAATGGCAGTGAGAAGGAGACCATGCAGTTCCTGAACGACCGCCTGGCCAGCTACCTGGAGAAGGTGCGGCAGCTGGAGCGGGAGAATGCAGAACTGGAGAGCCTGATCCAGGAGaggtgccagccccaggagcccctgctgtgccccAGCTACCAGTCGTACTTCCGGACCATcgaggagctgcagcagaag ATCCTGTGCGGCAAGTCTGAGAATGCCAGGCTGGTGGTACAGATCGACAATGCCAAGCTGGCTTCAGATGACTTCAGGACCAA GTATGAGACGGAACGGTCGCTGCGGCAGCTGGTGGAGGCCGACATCAACGGGCTGCGTAGAATCCTGGATGAGCTGACCCTGTGCAAGTCCGACCTGGAGGCGCAGGTGGAGTCGCTGAAGGAGGAGCTGCTGTACCTGAAGCAGAACCACGAGCAG GAAGTCAATACCCTGCGCTGCCAGATCGGAGACCGCCTCAACGTGGAGGTGGATGCTGCCCCCACCGTGGATCTCAACCGTGTGCTCAATGAGACCAGGTGCCAGTACGAGGCTGTGGTGGAGACCAACCGCAGGGAAGTGGAGGAATGGTTCGCCACACAG ACGGAGGAGCTGAACAAGCAGGTGGTGTCCAGCTCAGAGCAGCTGCAGTCCTACCAGGCTGAGATCATTGAGCTGAGACGCACGGTCAACGCCCTGGAGATCGAGCTGCAGGCCCAGCACAACCTG AGGAACTCCCTGGAGAACACGCTGACAGAGAGCGAGGCCCGCTACAGCTCCCAGCTGTCGCAGGTGCAATGCATGATCACCAACGTGGAGTCGCAGCTGGGTGAGATCCGGGCTGACCTGGAGCGGCAGAACCAGGAGTACCAGGTGCTGCTGGACGTGCGTGCACGGCTGGAGTGTGAGATCAACACGTACCGGGGCCTGTTGGAGAGCGAGGACTGCAA gCTCCCTAGCAACCCCTGTGCCACCACCAATGCGTGTGAGAAACCCATTGGGCCCTGTGTCGCCAACCCCTGTGTGCAGCGTGGTCGGTGTGGGCCTTGCAACACCTTTGGGCGGTAA